A region from the Candidatus Tenderia electrophaga genome encodes:
- a CDS encoding Lon protease yields MYDDHDENDWIEAEEIIRDEDDSPSSSLAISNQALPQTLYILPLSERPFFPAQTLPILMSEDPWLDTIKRIGQTQAQLGGVLLVRRDEEEDASPDDFYQTGSVVRLHHPIRSDGKLQFIAEGVRRFRVVKWLSDEPPYLAQVEYPQESESRNTEQTKAYAMAIINTLKELVPLNPLYSEELKYFLDRYGPNEPSPLTDFAAALTTAEKEELQDILETTKIHRRMQKVLVLIKKELDVAKLQAQIRQGVETRISEHQRKFFLREQLKVIQHELGIAKDDREADVDKFTQRLDRLMVPEDVMEAIEEEMEKLSILDAGSPEYAVTRNYLDWITLLPWGIYTDDKFNLKQARVILDQDHDGLNDVKQRIIEFLAVGSLKGEIAGSIILLVGPPGVGKTSVGKSIARALGRKFYRFSVGGMRDEAEIKGHRRTYIGAMPGKVVQALKTVGSANPVIMLDEIDKMGSSFRGDPASAMLEVLDPEQNADFLDHYLDVRFDLSNVLFICTANTLDTIPSPLLDRMEIIRLAGYITDEKVDIAKHHLWPRQLSKANLKKSELKITDSALRHVIEGYAREAGVRNLEKQLGRMVRKAAVEFVNKPRTKKQKNIIIKDVETYLGQPFFRKEKLPSGVGIVNGLAWTSMGGATLTIEASVVHHNNRGFKLTGKLGDVMKESAEIAYSYIISNIKQFHGDPGFFDKAFLHLHVPEGATPKDGPSAGVTMATALLSLARKRKVSRPLAMTGELTLTGQVLAVGGIREKIIAARRNRIMEVILPEANRKDFEELPDHIRKGMTIHFARHYKDVEAVVFVTSH; encoded by the coding sequence ATGTACGATGACCATGACGAAAATGACTGGATTGAAGCGGAAGAGATCATCCGCGACGAGGACGACAGCCCCTCTTCCAGCCTAGCCATCAGTAATCAGGCCCTACCGCAAACCCTCTACATCCTGCCGCTGTCGGAGCGCCCCTTCTTTCCGGCCCAAACCTTGCCCATCCTGATGTCCGAAGACCCGTGGCTGGATACCATCAAACGCATCGGCCAGACCCAGGCCCAGCTCGGCGGCGTGCTGCTGGTGCGACGCGACGAGGAAGAAGATGCCAGCCCCGATGATTTTTATCAAACCGGCAGCGTGGTACGACTGCATCACCCCATTCGCTCCGACGGCAAGCTGCAGTTCATCGCCGAGGGCGTCAGGCGCTTTCGCGTGGTCAAATGGCTGTCCGACGAGCCGCCCTATCTGGCCCAGGTGGAATATCCGCAAGAGTCGGAATCGCGCAACACCGAGCAGACCAAGGCCTACGCCATGGCCATCATCAACACCCTCAAGGAGCTGGTACCGCTAAACCCGCTCTACAGCGAGGAACTGAAATATTTCCTCGACCGCTACGGTCCCAACGAGCCCTCGCCGCTGACCGACTTCGCCGCCGCCCTCACCACGGCCGAGAAGGAAGAGCTGCAGGATATTCTCGAGACCACCAAGATCCACCGCCGCATGCAGAAGGTGCTGGTGCTGATCAAGAAAGAGCTGGACGTGGCCAAGCTGCAGGCCCAGATCCGCCAAGGCGTGGAAACGCGCATCAGCGAACACCAGCGCAAATTCTTCCTGCGCGAACAGCTCAAGGTCATCCAGCATGAACTGGGCATCGCCAAGGACGATCGCGAGGCTGACGTCGATAAATTTACCCAGCGCCTGGACAGACTCATGGTGCCCGAAGACGTCATGGAAGCCATCGAAGAAGAGATGGAAAAACTCAGCATCCTCGACGCCGGCTCACCCGAATACGCCGTCACGCGTAATTATCTGGACTGGATCACCCTACTACCGTGGGGCATTTATACGGACGACAAATTCAATCTCAAACAGGCACGCGTCATCCTCGACCAGGACCACGACGGCCTCAATGACGTCAAACAGCGCATTATCGAATTTCTCGCGGTGGGTTCGCTCAAGGGCGAGATCGCCGGCTCCATCATTCTGCTGGTGGGCCCGCCCGGCGTGGGCAAGACCTCGGTGGGCAAATCCATCGCCCGCGCCCTGGGGCGCAAGTTCTATCGCTTCTCCGTCGGCGGCATGCGCGACGAGGCCGAAATCAAGGGCCACCGCCGCACCTACATCGGCGCCATGCCCGGCAAGGTGGTGCAGGCACTCAAGACCGTGGGCAGCGCCAACCCGGTCATCATGCTCGATGAGATCGACAAGATGGGCAGTTCCTTTCGCGGCGACCCCGCCTCGGCCATGCTCGAGGTGCTGGACCCGGAGCAGAACGCCGACTTCCTCGACCACTATTTAGACGTGCGCTTCGATCTGTCCAATGTATTATTCATCTGCACCGCCAATACCTTGGACACCATCCCCAGCCCACTGCTGGACCGCATGGAAATCATCCGCCTGGCCGGCTACATCACTGATGAAAAAGTCGATATCGCCAAGCACCACCTGTGGCCGCGGCAACTGAGCAAGGCCAATCTGAAGAAGAGCGAACTCAAAATCACCGACTCGGCCCTGCGCCATGTCATCGAAGGCTACGCCCGCGAGGCAGGTGTACGCAATCTGGAAAAACAACTGGGCCGCATGGTGCGCAAGGCAGCGGTGGAATTCGTCAACAAACCGCGCACCAAGAAACAGAAAAACATCATTATCAAGGACGTCGAGACTTACCTCGGCCAACCCTTCTTCCGCAAAGAGAAACTGCCCAGTGGCGTCGGCATCGTCAACGGCCTCGCCTGGACCTCCATGGGCGGCGCCACGCTCACCATCGAGGCCTCGGTGGTGCACCACAACAACCGGGGGTTCAAACTCACCGGCAAGCTGGGCGATGTCATGAAAGAATCGGCCGAGATCGCCTATAGCTACATCATCTCCAACATCAAGCAATTCCACGGCGATCCGGGATTCTTCGACAAGGCCTTCCTCCATCTGCACGTACCGGAAGGCGCCACCCCCAAGGACGGCCCCAGCGCCGGCGTCACCATGGCCACTGCCCTGCTGTCACTGGCGCGCAAACGCAAGGTCAGCCGCCCCCTGGCCATGACCGGCGAACTCACGCTCACCGGCCAAGTGCTGGCGGTCGGCGGCATTCGCGAAAAGATCATCGCCGCGCGCCGCAACCGCATCATGGAAGTGATCCTGCCGGAGGCCAACCGCAAGGATTTTGAGGAGCTGCCGGATCATATTCGTAAAGGGATGACGATTCACTTTGCGCGCCATTACAAGGACGTGGAGGCGGTGGTCTTTGTGACCAGTCATTAG
- a CDS encoding AAA family ATPase, with protein MTAMDFQQAHQAIQGLRGEINKVVIGQAEVVYHVLIALLAGGHVLVEGVPGLGKTLLVRALAKCFHGQFARVQFTPDLMPSDITGHAMYNMSNQQFQLRRGPAFTNLLLADEINRAPAKSQAALLEVMQERQITIEGKSFATGEPFMVLATQNSIEQEGTYPLPEAELDRFLLKIFIDYPAETEEKQMVKLVTSGESSESFKLDDVQPLLQPEQIARLQQMVADFTIDEQVLDYAVRLVRATRDWAGITMGAGPRGSLALVRSGKARALLQGRDFVTPDDVKAVAKPVLRHRLLLSPDMEIEGVTPDRLLDDILDQVDAPRT; from the coding sequence ATGACGGCAATGGATTTTCAACAGGCCCATCAAGCCATTCAGGGCTTGCGCGGCGAGATCAACAAGGTGGTGATCGGTCAGGCCGAAGTGGTGTATCATGTGCTGATTGCACTACTGGCCGGCGGCCATGTGCTGGTGGAAGGTGTGCCCGGCCTGGGTAAGACCTTGCTGGTGCGGGCGCTGGCCAAATGTTTTCACGGCCAGTTCGCGCGGGTGCAGTTCACCCCCGACTTGATGCCCAGCGACATCACCGGCCACGCCATGTACAACATGTCCAATCAGCAGTTTCAGTTGCGCCGTGGCCCTGCCTTTACCAATCTATTGCTCGCCGACGAGATTAACCGCGCTCCGGCCAAGAGCCAAGCTGCGTTGTTGGAAGTGATGCAGGAACGCCAGATCACTATCGAGGGCAAGTCATTCGCCACCGGCGAACCCTTCATGGTGCTCGCCACACAGAATTCCATCGAACAAGAGGGCACCTACCCGTTGCCGGAAGCGGAGCTGGACCGCTTTCTGCTCAAGATCTTTATCGACTATCCGGCAGAGACGGAAGAGAAGCAGATGGTGAAGCTGGTTACCAGCGGCGAGTCGAGCGAAAGTTTTAAACTGGACGACGTGCAGCCGTTGTTGCAACCCGAACAGATCGCCCGGCTGCAACAGATGGTGGCCGACTTCACCATCGACGAACAGGTGCTCGACTATGCCGTGCGCCTGGTGCGCGCCACGCGCGACTGGGCCGGCATCACCATGGGGGCTGGGCCGCGCGGCAGTTTGGCCTTGGTACGGTCCGGCAAGGCCCGGGCGCTGTTGCAGGGGCGTGATTTTGTTACACCCGATGACGTCAAGGCCGTGGCCAAGCCGGTGCTGCGCCATCGCTTGCTATTGTCACCCGACATGGAGATCGAAGGTGTGACGCCGGACCGACTGCTCGACGATATCCTTGACCAGGTCGACGCGCCGCGCACATGA
- a CDS encoding zinc/manganese transporter permease yields the protein MDAQILWPALAAGLLVLATHVPLGREVLARGIIFLDLAVAQVAGLGLIVAAALGFGGGSWQLQLIAVSGALLAAVVLNWSEKRWPEVQEALIGTLFVLAASAGILLLSHNPHGAEEMKTLLSGQLLWVTPDQLGPTAVLTLALLGVWFGLRRQLGRIGFYLLFAVSITASVQLVGVYLVFASLIIPALAVRRLQGRRALGIGYGVGVCGVVLGLMVSLKFDLPAGPAVVWLLALTAAVVALLLDRGKRVRNP from the coding sequence ATGGATGCACAGATCCTCTGGCCCGCCTTGGCGGCGGGCCTGTTGGTGCTGGCCACCCATGTGCCGCTGGGACGGGAGGTGTTGGCGCGCGGCATCATCTTTCTGGATCTGGCGGTGGCTCAGGTGGCCGGTCTGGGGCTGATCGTCGCCGCGGCGTTGGGCTTTGGCGGTGGTTCCTGGCAGCTGCAGCTCATCGCAGTGTCGGGGGCGCTGCTCGCGGCGGTGGTGCTGAACTGGAGTGAAAAACGCTGGCCCGAGGTGCAGGAGGCCTTGATCGGCACCCTGTTCGTGCTGGCGGCCAGTGCCGGCATTCTGTTGCTCAGCCACAATCCTCACGGCGCCGAGGAGATGAAAACGCTGTTGTCGGGGCAGCTGTTATGGGTCACCCCGGATCAGTTGGGGCCGACGGCCGTGCTCACGCTGGCGCTGCTGGGCGTGTGGTTCGGTCTGCGCCGACAGCTGGGGCGGATCGGGTTTTACCTCCTGTTTGCCGTCTCCATCACCGCCTCGGTGCAGCTGGTGGGGGTCTACCTGGTCTTCGCCAGTCTGATCATCCCGGCCCTGGCGGTCAGACGCCTGCAGGGCCGGCGGGCGCTGGGGATTGGCTATGGGGTGGGGGTGTGCGGCGTCGTGCTGGGTTTGATGGTTTCGCTCAAGTTCGATTTGCCGGCCGGACCTGCGGTGGTGTGGCTGTTGGCGCTGACGGCCGCCGTTGTGGCACTGCTATTGGATAGGGGCAAGAGGGTGCGCAATCCTTGA
- the nudF gene encoding ADP-ribose pyrophosphatase (ADP-sugar pyrophosphatase; catalyzes the formation of D-ribose 5-phosphate from ADP-ribose; can also act on ADP-mannose and ADP-glucose) — protein MKYGDVDVVSKSVRFQGFFHIEKYRLRHALFGGGMSAVMSRELFQRGHAVAMLPYDPILDKVVLIEQFRIGALDDPDGPWLTEIVAGMIDEGETADMVARREALEESGCQVSELQHVCRYYPSPGACSETIELFCGRVDAAQAGGIHGLDHEHEDIRVISVAFDEAMAWIDSGRLNSAAVIMAMQWLALNKEQVVRAWT, from the coding sequence ATGAAATATGGCGATGTTGATGTTGTAAGCAAATCGGTGCGTTTTCAAGGCTTTTTTCATATTGAAAAATACCGCCTGCGCCATGCCCTGTTTGGCGGTGGCATGAGCGCCGTGATGAGCCGGGAACTGTTCCAGCGCGGCCATGCGGTGGCGATGCTACCTTATGATCCGATACTGGACAAGGTGGTGCTGATCGAGCAGTTCCGTATCGGCGCGCTGGATGACCCCGACGGTCCCTGGCTCACCGAGATCGTCGCCGGCATGATCGATGAGGGCGAGACGGCAGACATGGTGGCGCGGCGTGAGGCGCTGGAGGAATCCGGCTGCCAGGTCAGCGAGCTGCAGCACGTCTGCCGCTATTATCCCAGCCCCGGCGCCTGCAGCGAGACCATCGAGTTGTTCTGCGGGCGGGTGGATGCGGCGCAGGCGGGCGGGATTCACGGCCTGGATCATGAGCACGAGGATATCCGCGTCATCAGTGTCGCTTTCGACGAGGCCATGGCTTGGATCGATTCTGGTCGACTCAACTCGGCGGCGGTGATCATGGCTATGCAGTGGCTGGCGCTCAATAAAGAGCAGGTCGTCAGGGCCTGGACTTAA
- a CDS encoding two-component system response regulator, with amino-acid sequence MRLLIVEDEAELLQQLQRRFQNEGFGVDTAADGEEGLYIAREYPVNVAIVDIGLPKLSGIELLQQLRAAGKTFPVLILTARGRWQDKVDGLDAGADDYLVKPFHIEELVARVKALLRRAAGLSRPEVEYGPIRLNTSTQQVILNNTELDLTAYEYKVLEYLMLNAGKVLSKAELTEHIYAQDFDRDSNVIEVFVGRLRRKLDPDNVLQPIETLRGRGYRFTLEQT; translated from the coding sequence ATGCGACTTTTGATTGTGGAAGATGAGGCGGAACTGTTGCAGCAGCTGCAGCGGCGCTTTCAGAATGAAGGCTTTGGGGTGGATACGGCCGCCGACGGCGAGGAGGGGCTGTATATCGCCCGTGAATATCCCGTCAACGTCGCCATCGTTGATATCGGCCTGCCCAAGCTGTCCGGCATAGAATTGCTGCAGCAGTTGCGTGCAGCAGGCAAGACCTTTCCCGTGCTGATTCTCACCGCCCGGGGTCGCTGGCAGGATAAGGTGGACGGCCTGGATGCCGGCGCCGATGATTATCTGGTCAAACCCTTTCACATCGAAGAGTTGGTGGCGCGCGTCAAGGCCTTGCTGCGGCGTGCCGCCGGCCTCAGCCGTCCCGAGGTGGAGTACGGGCCGATCCGCTTGAATACATCCACCCAGCAGGTGATTCTCAACAACACCGAGCTGGACCTGACCGCCTACGAATACAAGGTGCTGGAGTATCTCATGCTCAACGCCGGCAAGGTGTTGTCCAAGGCCGAACTTACCGAACACATCTACGCGCAGGATTTTGATCGTGACAGTAACGTGATCGAGGTATTCGTCGGGCGGTTGCGGCGCAAGCTCGATCCTGACAATGTGCTGCAACCCATCGAGACCCTGCGTGGCCGGGGTTATCGTTTTACCCTGGAACAGACGTGA
- a CDS encoding zinc ABC transporter substrate-binding protein encodes MKRLLNVIVVLASVWGVSAQAELRAFACEPEWAALLQELGGNQLVVFSATTARQDPHAIQARPALIAQLRRADLLVCSGAGLEEAWLPVLLRRANNPAVQAGRPGHFEAAAFVELLDQPARLDRALGDVHAAGNPHFHTNPHNITQVARALGKRLAQLDEANAAAYRRRLADFEGRWQAAIADWERRGAALKGMRVVTQHKGWSDLIQWLGLDEAAVLEPKPGIPPGAAHLAAVLKQLQAQPAAAVINAAYQSGRSARWLSDKTDMPVVTLPYTVGADEHSGDLFALFDTTLRRLLAVAP; translated from the coding sequence ATGAAACGTTTGTTGAACGTGATCGTCGTTCTGGCGTCGGTCTGGGGTGTGTCCGCCCAGGCCGAGTTGCGCGCCTTTGCCTGCGAGCCGGAATGGGCGGCGCTGTTGCAGGAACTGGGGGGTAACCAGCTGGTGGTCTTTAGTGCCACCACAGCACGCCAGGATCCCCATGCGATTCAGGCGCGCCCGGCCCTGATCGCCCAGCTGCGGCGCGCCGATCTTCTGGTCTGCAGCGGCGCCGGGCTGGAAGAGGCTTGGTTGCCGGTGCTGCTGCGCCGCGCCAACAACCCCGCCGTGCAGGCGGGGCGGCCGGGGCACTTCGAGGCGGCGGCCTTTGTCGAGTTGCTGGATCAACCCGCGCGGCTCGACCGCGCCCTGGGTGATGTGCATGCGGCCGGCAATCCCCATTTCCACACCAATCCGCACAATATCACCCAGGTGGCGCGGGCCCTGGGCAAGCGCCTGGCACAACTCGATGAGGCCAATGCGGCGGCGTACCGTCGTCGCCTGGCGGATTTCGAAGGGCGCTGGCAGGCGGCCATCGCCGACTGGGAGCGCCGCGGCGCCGCACTCAAGGGCATGAGGGTCGTCACCCAGCACAAGGGCTGGTCCGACCTGATCCAGTGGCTCGGCTTGGACGAGGCGGCGGTGCTGGAGCCCAAGCCCGGCATTCCGCCGGGGGCAGCCCATCTGGCCGCCGTGCTCAAGCAGTTGCAGGCGCAACCGGCAGCGGCGGTGATCAATGCCGCCTACCAGAGCGGCCGTTCGGCGCGCTGGTTGAGCGATAAGACGGACATGCCTGTGGTGACCCTGCCCTATACCGTCGGTGCCGATGAGCACAGCGGCGACCTGTTCGCCCTCTTTGATACGACCCTGCGGCGCCTGCTGGCGGTGGCGCCTTGA
- a CDS encoding sulfate permease: protein MASKHFSSRTWSARNRRGWWHKVNRHNLRRDLLAGLTGAVIVLPQGVAFAILAGLPPAYGLYTAIVPVIIAALFGSSHQLVSGPTTPIAIVVFTTASALAVPETLDYISLVLTLTFLVGLFQLAMGLARMGMLVNFISHAVIIGFTAGAALLIITSQITNVLALDLPRQISFWINWQHVIEQLPHTNYYALGVALATIATALIIQHLRPNWPSLFSAIVVGALVSLMLGGEASGIRLLDTLPTHLPPLSVPDLSLDTLGKLAPGALAIALLGLMEAVAIARSIAAHTHQPHDANREFVGQGLSNLAGSFFSSFASSGSFSRSAVNHRAGAQTPLAAVFSALAVLLVILFAAPLAAYLPIPAMAAVLVLVAMRLVAWHQIKVIFMASPVDAVVLTTTFAATLFVELTFAVYVGVMLSLVLHLNRISHPNIVSLHPDDLGDHRRFVTSRPGKECPQLKIIRIDGSLFFGSINFIERALRDIDEDNPEQKHVLLIGSGINFIDVAGAELLVREARRRRQLGGDLYLCDVKAGVCDILRKGGYLELFGRDNIFASKREAIEKIFPRLDLERCQQCSVRTFTECASIEARE from the coding sequence ATGGCTTCAAAGCATTTCTCAAGCCGGACATGGTCGGCCCGCAACCGGCGGGGCTGGTGGCACAAGGTCAACCGCCACAACCTGCGTCGGGACCTGCTCGCCGGTCTTACCGGGGCCGTCATCGTCCTGCCCCAGGGCGTGGCCTTTGCCATACTGGCCGGTCTACCGCCGGCATACGGTCTTTACACCGCCATTGTACCTGTGATCATCGCCGCCCTGTTCGGATCGTCACATCAGTTGGTCTCCGGTCCCACCACCCCGATCGCCATCGTGGTGTTCACTACGGCAAGCGCCTTGGCCGTGCCGGAGACGCTTGACTATATTTCGCTGGTGCTGACGCTCACCTTTCTGGTGGGCCTGTTCCAGCTGGCGATGGGCCTGGCACGTATGGGCATGCTGGTCAATTTCATCTCCCATGCGGTGATCATCGGCTTTACCGCCGGAGCGGCACTTCTGATTATCACCTCACAAATAACGAACGTATTGGCGCTGGATCTACCGCGCCAGATCTCCTTCTGGATCAACTGGCAACACGTCATCGAACAACTACCGCACACCAATTACTATGCCCTGGGGGTCGCCCTGGCCACTATAGCCACTGCCCTGATCATTCAGCACCTGCGCCCCAACTGGCCATCACTGTTTAGCGCCATCGTAGTCGGCGCACTGGTTAGCTTGATGCTGGGCGGCGAGGCAAGCGGCATCCGGCTGCTTGACACGCTACCCACCCACCTGCCGCCTCTGTCGGTGCCGGACTTGAGCCTGGATACCCTCGGCAAGCTTGCCCCGGGCGCCCTGGCCATCGCCCTACTGGGACTGATGGAAGCGGTGGCCATCGCGCGCAGTATCGCCGCCCACACCCATCAGCCCCACGACGCCAACCGTGAATTCGTCGGTCAGGGCCTGTCCAACCTGGCCGGCAGTTTCTTCTCCAGCTTCGCCTCCTCGGGCTCTTTCAGCCGCTCCGCCGTCAATCATCGCGCCGGCGCCCAAACACCGCTGGCTGCCGTCTTCAGCGCCCTGGCAGTGCTGTTGGTCATCCTCTTCGCCGCCCCGCTGGCCGCCTACCTACCCATTCCGGCCATGGCGGCAGTCCTGGTGCTGGTTGCCATGCGCCTGGTGGCATGGCACCAGATCAAGGTCATCTTCATGGCCAGTCCGGTGGATGCAGTGGTGCTCACCACCACTTTCGCCGCCACCCTGTTCGTGGAGCTGACCTTCGCCGTCTACGTCGGTGTAATGCTGTCCCTGGTGCTGCACCTGAACCGCATCTCCCATCCCAATATCGTCAGCCTGCATCCCGACGATCTCGGTGACCATCGCCGCTTCGTCACCAGTCGGCCCGGCAAGGAATGCCCGCAACTTAAGATCATCCGTATCGACGGCTCGCTGTTCTTCGGCTCCATCAACTTCATCGAACGGGCGCTGCGCGATATTGATGAAGACAATCCGGAACAGAAACACGTGCTGCTCATCGGCAGTGGTATCAACTTTATCGATGTGGCCGGCGCGGAGCTGCTGGTGCGCGAGGCGAGACGGCGGCGCCAACTGGGGGGTGATCTCTATCTCTGCGATGTCAAAGCGGGGGTGTGCGACATCCTGCGCAAAGGGGGGTATCTCGAGCTATTCGGTCGCGACAATATTTTTGCCAGCAAACGCGAGGCCATCGAAAAGATCTTTCCCCGACTGGACCTGGAACGCTGCCAACAATGTAGCGTTCGGACCTTCACCGAATGCGCCTCGATCGAAGCTCGCGAGTAG
- a CDS encoding heat-shock protein HtpX: MKRIFLFLATNLAIIVVLSITLRLLGVERILDEQGVGLDMNALLIFAAVFGFGGAFISLAISKWMAKKTTGAKVIEQPSNETERWLVDTVRRQAQMAGIGMPEVAIFPSQAPNAFATGMNRNKSLVAVSSGLLQNMNKDEVEAVLGHEVSHVANGDMVTLTLIQGVVNTFVIFLSRVIGHTVDRVVFKNERGHGPAFWITAIIAEIVLGILASAIVLWFSRQREFRADSGGARLAGREKMIAALERLKQGQAEVELPDQLAAFGINGGVRQGIKKLFMSHPPLDERIQALRRTS; the protein is encoded by the coding sequence ATGAAACGCATATTCCTGTTTTTGGCGACCAACCTGGCCATTATCGTCGTGCTGAGTATCACCCTGCGCCTATTGGGGGTGGAACGTATACTCGATGAACAGGGCGTCGGCCTGGATATGAACGCATTGCTCATCTTCGCCGCGGTATTCGGTTTCGGCGGGGCATTTATCTCCCTGGCCATCTCCAAGTGGATGGCCAAGAAGACCACCGGCGCCAAGGTGATCGAACAGCCGTCCAATGAGACTGAGCGTTGGTTGGTGGACACGGTGCGCCGGCAGGCGCAAATGGCCGGCATCGGCATGCCCGAGGTGGCCATCTTTCCCTCCCAGGCGCCCAACGCCTTTGCGACCGGGATGAATCGCAATAAGTCTCTGGTGGCGGTGAGTAGCGGGCTGCTGCAGAACATGAATAAAGACGAAGTGGAGGCGGTGCTGGGCCATGAGGTATCCCACGTCGCCAATGGCGATATGGTGACCCTGACCCTGATCCAGGGGGTGGTCAATACCTTCGTCATCTTCCTCTCGCGGGTGATCGGCCATACCGTCGATCGGGTGGTGTTCAAAAACGAACGCGGCCACGGCCCGGCCTTCTGGATCACCGCCATCATCGCCGAGATCGTGCTCGGCATCCTGGCCTCGGCCATCGTATTGTGGTTCAGTCGCCAGCGTGAATTCCGCGCCGATTCGGGCGGCGCGCGCCTGGCTGGGCGCGAGAAGATGATCGCCGCCTTGGAACGTCTCAAGCAGGGCCAAGCCGAAGTGGAACTGCCCGACCAACTGGCCGCCTTCGGCATTAACGGCGGCGTGCGTCAGGGCATCAAAAAACTCTTCATGAGTCACCCACCGTTGGATGAACGGATTCAGGCCCTGCGCCGTACTTCTTGA